In Fimbriiglobus ruber, a single genomic region encodes these proteins:
- a CDS encoding RNA polymerase sigma factor, with amino-acid sequence MTPPVPRASPQRPPGAAASSGPRDPSELDTLDDLGPAGRQAVHRAVTQLGLSEAEFRQALPAVREELARRLPDVITTVTVVALLPVVRERLARYYRGRGASWPTAADLSQTVVAKTLAALFGAWPRGNIGAWVVAIRNNVGRDHARRRAREAKHVRVVPPSLLAERSDPAAGPEVDDGWGDLTVGLSDSDRAILRDCWNGETDADIGARHGLSADEIRRVLGRLRRLLVPPRRPR; translated from the coding sequence ATGACTCCCCCCGTTCCCCGGGCCTCACCCCAGCGCCCGCCCGGCGCGGCAGCCTCCAGTGGCCCCCGCGATCCGAGCGAACTGGACACCCTGGACGACCTCGGGCCCGCGGGCAGGCAGGCGGTCCACCGAGCCGTGACACAACTCGGCCTGTCCGAGGCCGAGTTCCGGCAGGCCCTCCCGGCCGTGCGCGAGGAACTCGCCCGGCGGTTGCCCGACGTCATTACGACCGTGACCGTCGTCGCCCTCCTGCCGGTCGTCCGGGAGCGGTTGGCCCGCTACTACCGCGGCCGCGGGGCCTCGTGGCCCACGGCCGCGGACCTGAGCCAGACGGTCGTCGCGAAAACCCTCGCCGCTCTGTTCGGGGCGTGGCCGCGGGGGAACATCGGGGCGTGGGTGGTGGCGATCCGGAACAACGTCGGTCGCGACCACGCGCGCCGGCGGGCGCGGGAGGCGAAACACGTCCGGGTCGTCCCTCCCTCGCTCCTGGCCGAGCGGTCGGACCCGGCGGCCGGGCCCGAGGTTGACGACGGGTGGGGCGACCTGACCGTCGGGTTATCGGATTCCGACCGGGCCATCCTCCGCGACTGTTGGAATGGTGAAACGGACGCCGACATTGGGGCCCGCCACGGGCTGTCGGCGGACGAGATACGTCGGGTCCTGGGGCGATTGCGGCGACTGCTCGTGCCGCCCCGCCGCCCCCGATGA
- a CDS encoding ParB/RepB/Spo0J family partition protein has protein sequence MQTRRILTTLIDPNPANARRFFDDAGLAELAASLIQGQRVPGLVYAVGDRFTLLDGERRWRAARRAGLPDLLCCVLDKAPTAVELLLAQLAIDAHNVHLTPMERARLYADVMRETGLTATQLHEREGVSPATVTKYLSVFKCVPAVQDALAAGRIGITDVYTISLAPAGEQPALLAYKLAGATREAVGRARRTPCDTPTPAARVNRVKCQLPSGVAVVVSGEAISLDDILASLAEIAREAKRAKADGLDAKTFQAVLRDKARAGGGES, from the coding sequence GTGCAGACCCGACGAATTCTGACCACACTGATCGACCCGAACCCGGCCAACGCCCGCCGATTCTTCGACGACGCGGGGTTGGCCGAGCTGGCCGCTAGCCTGATCCAGGGTCAACGGGTTCCGGGCCTCGTCTACGCGGTCGGGGACCGGTTCACCCTGCTCGACGGGGAACGCCGCTGGCGGGCCGCCCGACGAGCCGGCCTGCCGGACCTCCTGTGCTGTGTACTCGACAAGGCCCCGACCGCGGTGGAATTACTGCTCGCGCAACTGGCCATCGACGCCCACAACGTTCACTTGACGCCGATGGAGCGGGCGCGCCTGTACGCGGACGTGATGCGGGAGACCGGGTTGACCGCCACGCAACTCCACGAGCGGGAAGGCGTGTCCCCGGCGACGGTCACCAAGTACCTGTCGGTGTTCAAGTGCGTGCCCGCGGTGCAGGACGCGCTCGCCGCCGGGCGGATCGGCATCACCGACGTGTACACGATCTCGCTCGCCCCGGCCGGGGAGCAACCCGCCCTGCTCGCGTACAAACTCGCCGGGGCCACGAGAGAGGCGGTCGGCCGGGCGAGGCGGACACCATGCGACACGCCGACCCCGGCCGCCCGTGTCAACCGGGTGAAGTGCCAGCTCCCGTCCGGGGTGGCCGTCGTCGTCAGCGGGGAAGCGATTTCACTGGACGACATCCTCGCCTCCCTGGCCGAAATCGCCAGGGAGGCCAAACGCGCGAAAGCGGACGGACTCGACGCCAAGACGTTCCAGGCCGTCCTGCGCGACAAGGCGCGAGCGGGAGGGGGGGAATCGTGA